A genomic region of Exiguobacterium oxidotolerans JCM 12280 contains the following coding sequences:
- a CDS encoding TetR/AcrR family transcriptional regulator — protein sequence MTQLEKEQVILNAAMDCFSELGYKGTTIERVAKRAHVGKPTVYQLFESKLDLFESLVTFVLQEMRTEAENAYVEGASVEANKQAMIDAIVNHQQQHLFILKITEETHNLKLQEMQELRTRIEKHVVDYIKNLLETRLGLDVSSSGIPIDVTAFLLFRTYIALIAEWPLIGDELDLKIISQAMLKLL from the coding sequence ATGACGCAGCTTGAAAAAGAACAAGTCATCTTAAATGCGGCAATGGATTGTTTCTCTGAGCTCGGTTATAAGGGAACAACGATTGAACGTGTTGCAAAGCGGGCCCATGTTGGAAAACCAACTGTTTATCAGCTGTTCGAAAGTAAGCTTGATTTGTTTGAATCTCTCGTAACCTTCGTGTTACAAGAGATGCGAACGGAAGCTGAGAATGCTTACGTCGAAGGTGCAAGCGTGGAAGCCAATAAACAGGCGATGATTGATGCAATTGTTAATCATCAACAGCAACATTTATTCATCTTAAAAATTACAGAAGAGACGCACAACTTAAAGCTACAAGAGATGCAGGAGTTACGGACCCGCATTGAAAAACATGTTGTTGACTATATTAAAAACTTACTCGAAACACGCCTCGGGCTAGATGTCAGTTCCTCTGGAATCCCGATTGATGTAACAGCGTTTCTACTGTTTCGAACGTATATCGCTTTGATTGCCGAATGGCCATTGATCGGCGATGAACTTGACCTAAAAATCATCAGTCAAGCGATGCTCAAGCTACTGTAA